One window from the genome of Artemia franciscana chromosome 12, ASM3288406v1, whole genome shotgun sequence encodes:
- the LOC136033912 gene encoding uncharacterized protein LOC136033912 isoform X2 — translation MESMHYETQSKQVHKGVPKLSSSSDSFDNPFSSLPNCIDLTKEDPLDYSYVSDEESQILNLSLLWASSKQSNSPLNLTGKNSTRNLNFFPCEVSKSKDEFELIDGSSSFNPVKPLAQVFEAPDCLGMHELQDLRLNANNTPYYIYDMIKPGEPDIWQCEEPKNYSFEILRKIETQQGSKEFDEAYRNVVKKEQEKENRAKLAKTEKKQLEQPDFFSLDYSFPFEPLELKVKHSKEDKPNVKKQSSKTSEVTEAFDLSANKSVHNKSFDDLSLVFPPEFFSCDFLTCEQPTDMSPSKKTALERGDGSKFVNIDVDASQIRGGSYQKGFNRPSVSAFIPEMNMYYSDIKPQLKRSSQTLTHDSVFKTQNDLFEQKNSFPDVMNMTYSEGKSVKESKTNRNNSLSNNFDITSTNAVALPHMHFKAYHEKDRCNSGLNHQSPVSDLQYSLQNKKN, via the coding sequence ATGGAGTCCATGCATTATGAAACACAATCAAAGCAGGTGCACAAAGGTGTTCCAAAACTTAGTTCTTCGTCTGATTCTTTTGACAATCCTTTCAGCTCCCTGCCGAACTGCATTGATCTCACTAAAGAAGACCCTTTAGATTATAGTTACGTTAGTGATGAGGAATCCCAGATATTGAACCTGTCATTGCTCTGGGCAAGCTCAAAACAATCCAATTCTCCTTTAAATTTAACTGGAAAAAATAGCACCAGGaatctcaatttttttccatGTGAAGtgtcaaaatcaaaagatgAGTTTGAACTTATTGATGGATCTTCATCTTTTAACCCTGTCAAGCCGTTAGCCCAAGTATTTGAAGCTCCCGATTGTCTAGGGATGCATGAACTACAGGATTTAAGGCTGAATGCTAATAATACTCCCTATTACATATATGATATGATCAAACCTGGGGAGCCTGATATTTGGCAATGTGAAGAACCAAAAAATTACAGCTTTGAGATATTGCGAAAAATTGAGACACAACAAGGATCTAAAGAGTTTGATGAAGCGTATAGAAATGTTGTGAAAAAAGAACAGGAGAAGGAAAACAGAGCCAAGCTTGCTAAAACGGAAAAGAAGCAGCTAGAACAGccagatttttttagtttagattATTCTTTCCCATTTGAGCCTCTGGAACTCAAAGTGAAACATTCAAAGGAAGATAAGCCTAATGTCAAAAAGCAATCTTCAAAGACAAGTGAAGTAACTGAGGCTTTTGATCTATCTGCGAATAAATCTGTACATAACAAATCTTTTGATGATCTTTCACTTGTTTTTCCACCTGAATTCTTTTCTTGCGACTTTCTTACCTGTGAACAACCAACTGATATGTCACCTTCGAAAAAGACTGCCTTGGAAAGAGGTGATGGAAGtaaatttgtcaatattgaTGTTGATGCTAGTCAAATAAGAGGCGGTTCATACCAAAAAGGTTTCAATCGGCCTAGTGTATCTGCATTCATCCCTGAAATGAACATGTACTATTCTGACATCAAGCCTCAACTTAAAAGATCTTCTCAAACATTGACTCATGACTCTgtttttaaaactcaaaatgattTGTTTGAACAAAAGAACTCTTTTCCAGATGTTATGAATATGACTTACAGTGAAGGAAAATCagtaaaagaaagtaaaacaaatcgCAACAACAGTTTGAGCAACAATTTTGATATCACAAGCACAAATGCAGTTGCTTTACCTCATATGCATTTTAAAGCTTACCATGAGAAAGACAGATGTAATAGTGGCCTTAACCATCAATCTCCAGTTTCTGACTTGCAGTATTCTTTGCAGAACAAGAAAAACTGA
- the LOC136033482 gene encoding uncharacterized protein LOC136033482, with amino-acid sequence MWYPCRTTGIWWGKDPSTVLLFFQVLFSIVFCTEWIPRDWRTGIILPLWKRKGSSRIYSNYCGITLLSVPGNLFIMALLDRCITFLRSQRRIQQAGFMPGRSTMEQIITMRRLVDKIREFQQKANVAFMDFKTVFDSVDWQSLWLILKTAGLPTKYCSFFERLQERTESYVQVSGRRSPSFEIHTGVR; translated from the coding sequence ATGTGGTATCCCTGCAGAACTACTGGAATATGGTGGGGCAAAGACCCTTCTACTGTTCTCCTGTTCTTCCAAGTACTGTTCTCCATAGTATTTTGTACAGAATGGATTCCAAGAGACTGGCGAACAGGCATCATTCTGCCTCTTTGGAAACGAAAAGGCAGTAGCAGAATCTACTCTAACTATTGTGGCATTACACTCCTTTCTGTGCCCGGGAACCTCTTCATTATGGCCCTCTTGGACCGCTGTATCACTTTCCTCAGAAGCCAACGAAGAATCCAACAGGCTGGCTTCATGCCAGGAAGGTCTACCATGGAGCAAATAATCACAATGCGTCGGCTGGTAGACAAGATTcgagaatttcaacaaaaagcaaaTGTTGCCTTTATGGATTTCAAGACTGTTTTCGATTCTGTCGACTGGCAATCACTCTGGCTCATACTGAAAACAGCAGGACTACCAACAAAGTACTGCAGCTTTTTCGAGCGGCTCCAAGAAAGGACTGAGAGCTACGTGCAAGTCAGTGGCAGACGCAGTCCATCTTTTGAAATCCATACTGGAGTCCGTTAG